In Oncorhynchus kisutch isolate 150728-3 unplaced genomic scaffold, Okis_V2 scaffold719, whole genome shotgun sequence, the DNA window tacAATCGGAAATCGTTATTTTTGAACACCGGTTTtgctgaattattattattttttcacctttatttaatcttcatttaaccaggcaagtcagttaggaacacattcttattttcaatgacggcctaggaacggtgggttaactgcctcgatTAATCGGTACCggcctttttggtcctccaataattggtatcggtgttgaaaaatcataatcggtcgacctctaccctcCACACCAACATGGGTGGGAACCCAACAAAAGCTTACTGCCACTCCCATCCTCTCCAATCCCATTAACAGCACCATCGTCTCCATAAACAAGTCTCCTCTATCTGACCTACCGGTCTTCACACGACTCAACACTGCAGCCCAATCAGAGCAGATCACCACTCTGAACAAGTCTCCTCTATCTGACCTACTGGTCTTCACACGACTCAACACTGCAGCCCAATCAGAGCAGATCACCACTCTGAGGGgttccacctcctccaccctgGTTTGGCAACTGAACAGGTTACTGTTTGACTGAGCCATAGATACTAGATGATAGCTACTTTGTTGCTTAGTGGTTGTGTGGGCAGAGAATACAGGTCCAGATTGTACAGATCCACACTGTGGTTTGTGAGGcaaccaggggtgtattcattagtgcacaaaGTACAACAACGTTTTGCAACAAAACTAGGCCAAAGCGTTTCTTAGCCAGCACGCTTTGTTCCGTTTGCGTCTGTTAGCTTCCGTTCTGTGTGGTTCCTAGTGACTATTACCCAGCTGATTGTAGTTGTGCTGTCTTTGTCCCCAGGTGTGATAGTCTCTACCCAGCAACGGGATGGAGGCCCAACCAGAGGAGACAGCTTTGGTACAGGAGGTTCTTCAGAGCTCAGCAGAGACACACGGAGAGGAACTGGAACTGAACAACGGTACCAGCACCAAGCACCTGAAGGATGGATGCACAGCTGAGACAGAACCTCAGGGACTGACCTCCGTGACCTCAGACAGCCGTTTACCGGGAGAGTTAacgggaggagcagaggagatggAGGTTACAGAGAATCTCAGCTCTGTCTCGAGCTCCGAGCTGGGAGatggaaccacacacacacacctccgccaGGACCTCTCTCAGGACCCCCCCCAGGATCTCTCTCAGGAACCCCCCCAGGTACTGCTGACGTTACAGGacggtgtgtgtgtcagggaccAGCAGGACAGCAGCAGCTCCTCCTCAGACAGTGATTCAGACTCCTCTTCCTCCGGTGTGACGCTGGCTGTTGTGTTAGGTCAGgcagatgaagatgatgatgacgaCGAAGGCTTCAGTCGGGCAAGGAAACCCTGTTCCATCAAAACCCTGGATGAGATCCTGCCTGAGgtacccctgacctctaacccctggcctctctctaacccctggCCTCTCTCTAACTCCtggcctctctctaacccctggctcctctctaacccctggcctctctctaacccctggcctctctctaacccctggcctctctctaacccctggcctctctctaacccctggCCTCTCTCTAACTCCTGGCCTCTCTCTAACtggcctctctctaacctctctaattCAGAACTTCATgtgagtaaaaaataaaattagcGCCATATTCACGTGTAAatgaaatgtgtgtttgtgtgtgtaggagttGCCTGCTGTCGAGGAGTTGACGGTTGTTCTACCAGAGGAGGCGGAGATACTGCCCCTAGGATCAGTCACCAGTATCATCCAACAGCTGGGTTAGTCCCTCCCCCTAGGACCAGTCACCAGTATCATCCAACAGCTGGGTTAGTCCCTCCCCCTAGGACCAGTCACCAGTATCATCCAACAGCTGGGTTAGTCCCTCCCCCTAGGACCAGTCACCAGTATCATCCAACAGCTGGGTTAGTCCCTCCCCCTAGGACCAGTCACCAGTATCATCCAACAGCTGGGTTAGTCCCTCCCCCTAGGACCAGTCACCAGTATCATCCAACAGCTGGGTTAGTCCCTCCCCCTAGGACCAGTCACCAGTATCATCCAACAGCTGGGTTAGTCCCTCCCCCTATATATACACCCACCTGACCGCTCTTGGTGACTGAATGCCCCCGACCCCTCTTGGTGACTGAATGCCCCAACCCCTCTTGGTGACTGAATGCCCCTGCCCTTCACCTTACACCCCCTGACCCCTCTTGGTGTCTGTTGTGTTTCCTCAACAGTGATCATTCAGTCATTGAAGGACACGCCCCCTCTGAAGGACGACAGCGTCATCTTCAACTCTGATAGGCTGGCCGTGGGCAAGGTAAGATGGGCTTAGAGTCTTAGGTATTTGAGGTGTTTGGGCCGGTCTCCAGTCCCTTCTATGTGTTGAGGTttaactctctcctcctctaggtATTTGAGGTGTTTGGGCCGGTCTCCAGTCCCTTCTATGTGCTGAGGTttaactctctcctcctctaggtATTTGAGGTGTTTGGGCCGGTCTCCAGTCCCTTCTATGTGTTGAGGTttaactctctcctcctccaggtatTTGAGGTGTTTGGGCCGGTCTCCAGTCCCTTCTATGTGTTGAGGTTTAACTCAGAGAGTGACATcgcagagagaggagtgaagctGAAGGACTCCATGTTCTACGCCCCGTCTCTCACCGACTACACCCTCTATATCCTCACTGAGCAGCTACGACGGTCAGTACACTGACTACACCCTCTATATCCTCACTGAGCAGCTACGACGGTCAGTACACTGACTACACCCTCTATATCCTCACTGAGCAGCTACGACGGTCAGTACACTGACTACACCCTCTATATCCTCACTGAGCAGCTACGACGGTCAGTACACTGACTACACCCTCTACATCCTCACTGAGCAGCTACGACGGTCAGTACACTGACTACACCCTCTATATCCTCACTGAGCAGCTACGACGGTCAGTACACTGACTATACCCTCTATATCCTCACTGAGCAGCTACGGTGGTCAGTACACTGACTACACCCTCTACATCCTCACTGAGCAGCTACGACGGTCAGTACACTGACTACACCCTCTATATCCTCACTGAGCAGCTACGACGGTCAGTACACTGACTACACCCTCTACATCCTCACTGAGCAGCTACGACGGTCAGTACACTGACTACACCCTCTACATCCTCACTGAGCAGCTACGACGGTCAGTACACTGACTACACCCTCTACATCCTCACTGAGCAGCTACGACGGTCAGTACACACATGTATAATTGaagctgacgtgtgtgtgtgtgtgtgtgtgtgtttaggttgaAAGGCTCCGACGCCTCCTGGAAGAACGACCAGGAACCACCACCAGAGGTGGGGAACACACATTACCCATAATGCCACACAggccctaggctacctgccgcccaacgctctaacccctaggctacctgccgcccaacgctctaaccgctaggctacctgccgcccaatgctctaacccctaggctacctgccgcccaacgctctaaccgctaggctacctgccgaccaacgatctaaccgctaggctacctgccgcccaacgctctaaccgataggctacctgccgtccaacgctctaaccgctaggctacctgccgcccaacgctacctgccgcccaacgctctaaccgctaggctacctgccgcccaacgctctaaccgctaggctacctgccgcccaacgctacctgccgcccaacgctctaaccgctaggctacctgccgcccaacgctctaaccgctaggc includes these proteins:
- the LOC116361499 gene encoding H/ACA ribonucleoprotein complex non-core subunit NAF1-like, with product MEAQPEETALVQEVLQSSAETHGEELELNNGTSTKHLKDGCTAETEPQGLTSVTSDSRLPGELTGGAEEMEVTENLSSVSSSELGDGTTHTHLRQDLSQDPPQDLSQEPPQVLLTLQDGVCVRDQQDSSSSSSDSDSDSSSSGVTLAVVLGQADEDDDDDEGFSRARKPCSIKTLDEILPEELPAVEELTVVLPEEAEILPLGSVTSIIQQLVIIQSLKDTPPLKDDSVIFNSDRLAVGKVFEVFGPVSSPFYVLRFNSESDIAERGVKLKDSMFYAPSLTDYTLYILTEQLRRLKGSDASWKNDQEPPPEALDFSDDEAEQKMKRKKKKGNVQKSERERGQRADQQPDRDSVTRPQMSQRPLQQSRPPRRDNWGPPPRYEGAPYYTHQPHYPYPPPYQPQSFPLYPPPPPPHMSFPWSPPPSHPYHNLPFSHLPPPPPPPTGPYPPQ